One genomic window of Augochlora pura isolate Apur16 chromosome 5, APUR_v2.2.1, whole genome shotgun sequence includes the following:
- the LOC144470083 gene encoding uncharacterized protein LOC144470083, with protein MSDGVDGGGGENEVDSHSCSHVDVGESSTPRDEETLDPDSEAALNTNYDSSDGAVPAFRCDRCENYETINKTALCAHQDQCLANAETGESVENIETVENDGDGEESHSGIRSHRKMFECDVCNMKFSNGANMRRHKMRHTGVKPYECRVCQKRFFRKDHLAEHFTTHSKTLPYHCPICNRGFQRQIAMRAHFQNEHVGQHDMVKSCPLCNYRAATMKCLRLHFFNRHGIDLDNPGPNSSSSLMNSCAPGEAMPSAPLSDSGDSTGNRSADNATPPMHFLTPHIEISIPYPEQAANQRNPSPAPLNGDSPNSPQSADSNSNAPSSSHHQLPINSSGIHRSLGGSEEAITPSISLIPIKQEPNSNGTEENGATSSNLPLPSLIKVSPLKSLLRDDLRRKLSSGSGNNNNNNNNNNGNSSSNTNPHSRGEPPSSTRPDQRTSGLQCAHCRITFPDQTLYFLHKGCHSESNPWKCNICGEQCCNLYQFNSHLLSKSHQ; from the exons ATGTCAGATGGGGTTGATGGTGGTGGCGGGGAAAATGAGGTAGATTCCCATTCTTGTTCGCATGTCGACGTTGGAGAATCCTCAACTCCAAGAGACGAAGAGACTTTGGATCCTGATAGTGAAGCTGCTTTGAACACCAATTATGATAGCAGTGATGGTGCAGTTCCTGCATTTAG GTGTGATCGGTGTGAAAACTATGAAACCATAAATAAGACAGCATTATGCGCTCATCAGGACCAGTGTTTGGCCAATGCTGAAACAGGAGAGAGTGTAGAGAATATTGAAACTGTTGAAAATGATGGAGATGGAGAGGAATCTCATTCTGGTATTCGTTCtcatagaaaaatgtttgaatgTGATGTTTGcaatatgaaattttccaaTGGAGCCAATATGAGGCGACATAAG ATGAGACATACTGGTGTGAAACCATACGAGTGTCGTGTGTGTCAAAAAAGATTTTTTCGTAAGGATCATTTGGCAGAACATTTTACAACTCACTCTAAGACTTTGCCATATCATTGTCCAATTTGTAATAGAGGTTTTCAAAGACAAATTGCAATGAGGGcccattttcaaaatgaacaTGTTGGCCAACATGATATGGTAAAATCTTGTCCTTTGTGTAACTATCGTGCAGCAACTATGAAATGTCTAaggttacatttttttaacag gcATGGAATAGACCTGGATAATCCAGGTCCAAACAGTTCCAGTTCTTTAATGAATAGCTGTGCTCCAGGCGAAGCTATGCCTTCAGCTCCCCTTTCAGATAGTGGAGATAGTACTGGAAACCGATCTGCAGACAATGCAACTCCACcaatgcattttttaacacCTCATATAGAGATATCAATACCTTATCCTGAACAAGCTGCAAATCAACGGAATCCAAGTCCTGCTCCACTTAATGGAGATAGTCCAAATAGTCCTCAGAGTGCAGACAGTAACAGTAATGCTCCAAGTAGTAGTCATCATCAATTACCTATTAACAGTAGTGGTATTCACAG gAGTCTTGGAGGAAGTGAAGAGGCAATCACGCCTTCAATTTCACTTATTCCTATTAAGCAAGAACCAAACAGCAATGGAACAGAGGAAAATGGAGCAACATCTAGTAATCTTCCATTACCATCGTTGATCAAAGTTTCACCATTGAAGTCTCTTCTTCGAGATGATTTACGACGCAAGCTTTCATCTGGTTCtggaaataacaataacaacaataacaacaataatg gtaATAGTAGCTCGAATACAAATCCCCATTCAAGAGGAGAACCGCCCAGTTCGACGAGGCCCGATCAACGAACCAGTGGACTTCAATGCGCTCATTGTAGAATTACTTTCCCCGATCAAACATTGTATTTCCTTCATAAGGGTTGTCATAGTGAAAGCAATCCTTGGAAGTGCAATATTTGTGGTGAACAGTGTTGTAActtatatcaatttaattcgcATTTACTAAGCAAAAGTCATCAGTAA
- the LOC144470618 gene encoding uncharacterized protein LOC144470618, which produces MGVIEQEYKTYYFLLRMMSLWPFDNSFTTKLWRILFIVAPLMCIYVQISLIPANFTFKNILFVLTFGLPLFLFSCRYVGIVYTFPTIRFIFEHLQSDYNTLKNPTELGILLKHAYSSRRVVHGFVFIACGAFVYAHLVIVGPLILDLLIPKDEPRTTALQLFGFFVTDNENVYWISCFFLLTGMAGVITIICSESTLFVISQYCCGLFEIANYRFTNMIYVMVHEADTSRQRYFIHENLREAVKIHTRAIDFVRIFGYDTRLPYLIAIVVVVVSMSLNLYRSILAITEKDEMKNVCIAFVIGTIHVVAVYMGNYIGQEVIDNSVAVFDDIYNTLWYHCPIKMQKTVLLIMQRSMTGSMLDFSGLFCPSNKGFASMMSSSFSYFTTICSLKGNT; this is translated from the exons ATGGGGGTAATAGAACAAGAGTacaaaacatattattttctgctCCGTATGATGAGCCTCTGGCCTTTCGACAACTCTTTCACAACGAAACTTTGGAGGATATTGTTCATCGTGGCTCCGTTGATGTGCATTTACGTTCAG ATTTCACTAATTCCCGCCAACTTTACCTTCAAGAATATACTTTTCGTATTAACGTTTGGTTTGCCTCTATTCTTGTTCTCTTGCCGATACGTCGGTATTGTCTATACGTTTCCAACA AtcagatttattttcgaacattTGCAATCAGACTACAACACGCTGAAAAATCCGACCGAACTGGGGATATTATTGAAACATGCATACAGTTCGAGGCGTGTAGTCCATGGATTTGTGT TTATAGCTTGTGGAGCATTCGTGTATGCGCATCTGGTAATTGTTGGGCCGCTAATACTCGATTTGCTGATACCAAAGGACGAACCCCGAACCACTGCGTTGCAATTGTTCGGATTTTTCGTTACCGACAACGAAAATGTTTACTGGATATCGTGTTTCTTCTTATTGACGGGTATGGCAGGCGTCATAACGATAATTTGCTCCGAATCAACGCTCTTCGTTATCAGCCAATACTGTTGCGGATTATTCGAGATTGCCAA CTATCGATTTACAAACATGATTTACGTAATGGTTCATGAGGCCGACACTTCCAGGCAAAGGTACTTCATACATGAAAACTTGCGCGAAGCAGTGAAAATTCACACGAGAGCTATAGA TTTCGTGAGAATATTTGGTTATGATACAAGACTACCATATCTGATAGCAATCGTCGTGGTGGTAGTTTCAATGTCTTTAAATCTGTACCGT TCTATTCTAGCGATCACGGAAAAGGATGAGATGAAGAATGTATGTATTGCATTCGTTATTGGTACAATTCACGTTGTCGCTGTGTACATGGGTAACTATATCGGACAAGAAGTTATCGACAATAGCGTGGCTGTCTTTGATGACAT ATATAATACGCTGTGGTACCACTGTCCAATAAAGATGCAGAAAACAGTATTATTGATAATGCAAAGATCCATGACAGGCAGCATGTTAGATTTCTCCGGTTTATTTTGTCCAAGTAACAAAGGCTTCGCATCG atGATGAGCTCGTCCTTCTCTTATTTCACTACGATCTGTTCTCTGAAAGGAAATACATAG
- the LOC144470623 gene encoding RNA-binding motif protein, X-linked 2, producing the protein MNPLTNVKNIKKLGEQELLRNSKSSWHDQYKDSAWIFVGGLPYDLTEGDVVTIFSQYGEVVNINLIRDKDTGKQKGYGFLCYEDQRSTVLAVDNFNGTKILGRTIRVDHVTNYKAPKDSKNIDDETKQLRKEGCAPKSN; encoded by the exons atgaATCCATTAAC aaatgtaaaaaatattaaaaagctgGGAGAACAAGAATTACTAAGAAACAGTAAATCATCTTGGCATGATCAATACAAAGATAGTGCATGGATTTTTGTTGGTGGCCTACCATACGATTTGACAGAAGGTGACGTTGTAACCATATTTTCGCA GTATGGAGAAgtagtaaatataaacttaATTAGAGATAAAGATACAGGCAAACAAAAAGGATATGGATTTTTGTGTTACGAAGATCAAAGAAGTACAGTATTAGctgttgataattttaatggtacTAAG ATTTTAGGAAGGACAATACGAGTTGATCATGTTACTAATTATAAAGCACCAAaagattcaaaaaatattgatgatGAAACCAAACAGTTAAGAAAAGAAGGTTGTGCACCAAAAAGTAATTAG